A stretch of the Medicago truncatula cultivar Jemalong A17 chromosome 5, MtrunA17r5.0-ANR, whole genome shotgun sequence genome encodes the following:
- the LOC11407091 gene encoding cytochrome P450 71D8 — MEIQLSSFVIPFFLFLTLRLLAKYFKPKTLDYKLPPGPMKLPLIGNLHQIAALGSLPHRAFKQLAHKYGPIVHLKLGETSAVVISSPKLAKEILKTHDVIFANRPHLQASHIMTYGSKDIAFSPYGDYWRQMRKICMLELLSNKRVQSFSYIREDETRNFIKSIQSSEGSSVNLTNRIFSLVSSTVSRSAFGDKTEDQDEFVSVIRKAIESVGGLEPADLFPSMKSIIQMLTGTKSKVLKMHKKADKILEIIVRKHQEKQRRAKEGKVSSDEVEQEDLVDVLLRIQESGSLEIPITTSNIKAVIFDAFAAGTDTTTSTIVWAMSELMKNPSVMNKAQAEIREACKGKEIISENDIQELPYLKLVIKETLRLHSPTPLLLPRECTELTNIDGYDIPKKTKVMINVWAMARDPQYWTDAEMFNPERFEGSSIDFRGNNFEYLPFGAGRRICPGLQFGIAGIMLPVALLLYHFNWELPNKMKPMDLDMTEHYGLAIGKKSDLCLIPTVYA; from the exons ATGGAAATTCAACTTTCGTCCTTTGTTATTCCCTTTTTTCTCTTCTTAACACTACGTTTGCTTGCAAAATATTTCAAGCCAAAAACCTTAGATTACAAATTACCACCTGGTCCAATGAAGTTACCACTCATTGGTAACCTTCATCAAATAGCAGCATTAGGATCACTTCCACATCGTGCTTTTAAGCAACTTGCTCATAAATATGGACCTATTGTCCACCTAAAACTTGGTGAAACTTCTGCTGTAGTTATATCCTCGCCAAAGTTAGCAAAAGAAATATTGAAAACCCATGATGTTATTTTTGCTAATAGGCCACACCTTCAAGCTTCTCATATTATGACTTATGGTTCAAAAGATATTGCATTTTCTCCATATGGTGATTATTGGAGacaaatgagaaaaatatgtatGTTAGAGCTTTTAAGTAATAAAAGAGTTCAATCATTCTCTTATATTAGAGAAGATGAGACgagaaattttataaaatcaattcaGTCATCAGAAGGGTCGTCAGTAAATCTCACCAATAGAATTTTTTCGTTGGTGAGTTCTACTGTTTCTAGATCGGCTTTTGGTGACAAAACGGAAGACCAAGATGAATTTGTGAGTGTGATTAGAAAAGCAATAGAATCTGTTGGAGGACTTGAACCTGCTGATTTGTTTCCTTCAATGAAATCTATAATACAAATGCTAACTGGCACAAAATCCAAAGTGTTGAAAATGCACAAAAAAGCTGATAAAATATTGGAAATAATTGTTAGAAAGCATCAAGAGAAGCAAAGAAGAGCAAAAGAAGGGAAAGTTAGTAGTGATGAGGTAGAGCAAGAAGATCTTGTTGATGTGCTTTTGAGAATCCAAGAAAGTGGAAGCCTTGAAATCCCAATAACAACTAGCAACATCAAAGCTGTGATTTTT GATGCATTTGCTGCAGGAACCGACaccacaacatcaacaatagtATGGGCCATGTCAGAACTGATGAAAAACCCAAGTGTGATGAACAAGGCACAAGCTGAAATAAGAGAAGCATGCAAAGGAAAAGAAATTATATCTGAAAATGATATTCAAGAACTTCCATACCTAAAATTAGTGATAAAAGAGACCTTAAGGTTACACTCACCTACTCCTTTATTACTCCCTAGAGAATGCACTGAATTAACCAACATTGATGGTTATGATATACCAAAAAAGACTAAAGTCATGATTAATGTATGGGCTATGGCAAGGGATCCTCAATATTGGACTGATGCTGAGATGTTTAATCCAGAGAGATTTGAAGGTAGTTCTATTGATTTTAGAGGGAATAATTTTGAATATCTTCCTTTTGGAGCAGGTAGAAGAATTTGCCCTGGCTTGCAATTTGGTATAGCTGGTATTATGCTTCCTGTGGCTTTATtactttatcattttaattgGGAACTTCCTAATAAGATGAAACCTATGGATTTGGATATGACTGAACATTATGGATTGGCTATTGGAAAGAAAAGTGATTTGTGTTTGATTCCCACTGTTTATGCCTGA
- the LOC11410643 gene encoding cytochrome P450 71D8 gives MEFQLSFVIIPFSIFILLHWLATKYYKPKTIFYKLPPSPRKLPLIGNLHQLAFAGKLPHHGLQKLSQKYGPLMHLQLGEINAVVVSSSNLAKEVMKTHDVVFANRPKLPSLKILAYGFKDIVFSPYGDYWRQMRKICVLEILSAKRVQSFSYIREDETKKFIESIKSFAGSKINLTTRIFSVINSIILRAALGDKSEDQEEFVSLIRKAVAVSSGLELIDLFPSMKLIHVLTGMKKNVEKIHKRVDKILDNVVRKHQEKRARGNEGNKSEIEKEDLVDVLLRVQQSGSLDVQLTINNIKAVIWDVFVAGTDTSSTTIEWAMSEMMKNPRVREKAQAELRQAFNGKELIYETDVEKLSYLKLVIKETLRLHPPSPLLVPRLSTELTKIDGYDIPKNTTVFINAWAIGRDPKYWNDAERFIPERFDDSLIDFKGNNFEYIPFGAGRRMCPGMTFGLASVIFPLALLLYHFNWELPNQMKSQDLDMIEDFGLTVGRKNELCLIPTVYDV, from the exons ATGGAATTTCAACTTTCCTTTGTTATTATTCCCTTCTCTATTTTCATACTTTTGCATTGGCTTGCAACAAAATATTACAAgccaaaaaccattttttacaaattgCCACCTAGTCCAAGAAAATTACCTCTCATTGGTAACTTACATCAACTAGCATTTGCAGGAAAACTTCCACATCATGGGCTTCAAAAACTTTCTCAAAAATATGGACCATTAATGCACCTACAACTAGGTGAAATTAATGCAGTGGTTGTTTCTTCCTCAAATTTAGCCAAGGAAGTAATGAAAACACATGATGTTGTTTTTGCTAATAGGCCAAAACTTCCTTCTCTTAAAATTTTAGCCTATGGTTttaaagatattgtattttctCCATATGGTGATTATTGGAGacaaatgagaaaaatatgTGTCTTAGAGATTCTAAGTGCTAAAAGGGTTCAATCTTTTTCTTACATTAGAGAAGATGAGACAAAAAAGTTTATTGAATCAATTAAGTCATTTGCAGGCTCAAAAATCAACCTCACTACTAGAATTTTTTCAGTGATAAATTCTATTATTTTGAGAGCGGCGTTGGGTGATAAATCTGAGGATCAAGAAGAATTTGTGTCGTTGATTAGAAAAGCGGTGGCGGTTTCAAGTGGACTTGAGCTTATCGATTTGTTTCCTTCAATGAAACTTATTCATGTACTAACAgggatgaaaaaaaatgttgagaaaATTCACAAAAGGGTAGACAAAATCTTGGATAATGTTGTGAGAAAACATCAAGAAAAGAGAGCAAGAGGAAATGAAGGTAACAAGAGTGAAATTGAGAAGGAAGATCTTGTGGATGTTCTTTTGAGAGTCCAACAAAGTGGTAGCCTTGATGTCCAATTgacaatcaacaacatcaaagcTGTGATTTGG GATGTATTTGTTGCTGGAACTGATACATCATCGACAACAATAGAATGGGCTATGTCAGAAATGATGAAAAATCCAAGAGTGAGGGAGAAGGCACAAGCTGAATTAAGACAAGCATTCAATGGTAAGGAACTAATATATGAAACTGATGTAGAGAAACTAAGTTACTTAAAGTTAGTGATCAAAGAAACATTGAGGTTACACCCACCTTCTCCTTTGTTGGTTCCAAGATTGAGCACAGAACTAACCAAAATAGATGGGTATGATATACCAAAAAATACTACAGTCTTTATAAATGCGTGGGCAATAGGAAGAGATCCTAAATATTGGAATGATGCTGAGAGGTTTATTCCAGAGAGGTTTGATGATAGTTTGATTGATTTCAAAGGAAATAACTTCGAGTACATTCCTTTCGGAGCTGGAAGGAGAATGTGTCCGGGTATGACCTTTGGTTTAGCAAGTGTTATATTTCCTTTGGCTCTATTGCTCTATCACTTTAACTGGGAACTCCCAAATCAGATGAAGTCTCAGGATTTGGATATGATAGAAGATTTTGGACTAACAGTTGGAAGGAAAAATGAGTTGTGTTTGATTCCAACTGTTTATGATGTCTAA
- the LOC11416574 gene encoding cytochrome P450 71D8: MEAQLSFFVIPFFLLFVLHWLAKYSKTKKSHSKLPPGPMKFPLIGNLPQLAMSKKRPHHALHELSHKYGPLMHIQLGEISTVIVSSPKLAKEIMKTHDAAFANRPKLLSPEIMAYGSKDIVFSPYGDFWRQMRKICVFELLSAKRVQSFSYIREDETKKLIQSIQSSTGSTINLTSRIFSMVSSNISRAAFGDKSKDQDEFVDLVRKVVEMSSGFGVDDLFPSIKPLHILSGMKPKLEKIHKRVDKIIENIIRQHQEKRERAKEDDNNEVDNEDLLDVLLRVQQSDNLDIKITTNNIKAVIWDVFVAGTDTTSTTIEWAMSEMMKNPSVREKAQAELREAFKGKKIISESDLNELTYFKLVIKETMRLHPPSPLLVPRECTELTIIDGYEIPKNTKVMINAWAVARDPQYWTDAEMFIPERFDGSLIDFKGNNFEYIPFGAGRRMCPGMSFGIASVMLPLALLLYHFNWELPNQMKPEDLDMTENVGLAVGRENELCLIPNVYVM, from the exons ATGGAAGCTCAACTTTCCTTCTTTGTTATTCCCTTCTTTCTTTTGTTCGTGTTGCATTGGCTAGCAAAGTattctaagacaaaaaaaagcCATAGTAAATTGCCTCCTGGTCCAATGAAATTTCCTCTCATTGGTAACCTTCCTCAACTAGCCATGTCCAAAAAACGTCCACATCATGCTCTACATGAACTTTCTCATAAATATGGACCTTTAATGCACATACAACTTGGTGAAATttctactgtgattgtatcatcTCCTAAATTGGCAAAGGAAATAATGAAAACACATGATGCTGCTTTTGCTAATAGGCCAAAACTTCTTTCCCCTGAAATTATGGCCTATGGTtcaaaagatattgtattttctCCATATGGTGATTTTTGGAGacaaatgagaaaaatatgTGTCTTTGAACTTCTAAGTGCTAAAAGGGTTCaatctttttcttatattagagaagatgaaacaaaaaaattgatacaatCCATTCAATCATCAACAGGCTCAACAATCAATCTCACTAGTAGAATTTTCTCAATGGTAAGTTCAAATATTTCAAGGGCAGCTTTTGGTGACAAATCAAAGGACCAGgatgaatttgttgatttgGTTAGAAAGGTTGTGGAAATGTCGAGTGGATTTGGTGTCGATGATTTGTTTCCTTCGATTAAACCGTTACATATACTATCTGGAATGAAACCGAAATTGGAGAAAATTCACAAGCGTGTAGACAAAATCATTGAAAACATTATTAGACAACATCAAGAAAAGCGAGAAAGAGCAAAAGAAGACGACAACAATGAAGTTGATAACGAAGATCTTCTAGATGTTCTTTTGCGAGTCCAACAAAGTGATAACCTTGATATCAAAATAAcaaccaacaacatcaaagCTGTGATTTGG GACGTATTTGTTGCCGGAACTGATACAACATCGACAACAATAGAGTGGGCTATGTCAGAAATGATGAAAAATCCAAGTGTGAGAGAAAAAGCACAAGCTGAACTAAGAGAAGCAttcaaaggaaagaaaataatatctgAATCTGATCTAAATGAACTAACTTACTTTAAGTTAGTGATCAAAGAAACAATGAGGTTACACCCACCTTCACCTTTATTGGTCCCTAGAGAATGCACTGAATTGACCATCATAGATGGTTATGAAATACCAAAAAATACTAAAGTGATGATAAATGCATGGGCAGTGGCAAGAGATCCACAATATTGGACTGATGCTGAGATGTTCATTCCAGAGAGGTTTGATGGTAGTTTGATTGATTTCAAAGGAAATAATTTTGAGTATATTCCTTTTGGTGCTGGAAGAAGAATGTGTCCAGGCATGTCATTTGGTATAGCTAGTGTTATGCTTCCTCTTGCTTTATTACTATATCATTTTAATTGGGAACTACCAAATCAGATGAAACCTGAGGATTTGGATATGACTGAAAATGTTGGATTGGCAGTTGGAAGGGAAAATGAGTTGTGTTTGATTCCTAATGTTTATGTTATGTGA